In Drosophila simulans strain w501 chromosome X, Prin_Dsim_3.1, whole genome shotgun sequence, one DNA window encodes the following:
- the LOC27208971 gene encoding probable phosphorylase b kinase regulatory subunit alpha isoform X1: MRSRSNSGVRLDYYQRIVHRLILAHQEPVTGLFPASNVNSHAWIRDNVYCILAVWGLSMAYKKIADQDEDRAKCYELEQSCVKLMRGLLMAMMNQKDKVEKFKMTQSPYDSLHAKYSSKNGLPVVADNEWGHLQIDAVSLYLLILAQMTASGLQIVFSLDEVSFIQNLVFYIESAYSIPDYGIWERGDKTNHGEPELNASSIGMAKAALEAMNELDLFGARGGPASVIHVLADEAHKCQAVLQSMLPRESNSKELDSGLLCVIGFPAFAVDDAQLIHNTKDAILSRLQGKYGCKRFLRDGYRTPKEDPSRLYYERWELRMFENIECEWPLFYCYLILFHAFQSDKRAVEEYASRLEKIMVRSEDGILLVPESYAVPQDLVGFEYQKPGSQVREVVGRCPFLWGQSLFILGRLLQEGFLAVGELDPLNRRLGAQKKPDVVVQVVIIAEDNEIRDKLAEHDLHVQTIAEVAPIEVQPARVLSHLYTYLGRNRKLGLSGRKSRDVGILSTSKLYSLKDRIFAFTPQHIDYEEYYTTRDPDLLASNFTTNLAFLTNNWRHMLGRPTITLMATHYMLDQDKIPLAMIQTMRKLKSGYINGTRVMLGSLKDFLNTSAITDLSFLGSTEDGYPDRLHPDVQTYLDEHLLRSFSNRSTMNLRGGQLRPRTLRRRMSCKGAIKKTRSINVDSDNLGMEGPSPLTERRLSSIVPPPWLQANKQSHVSVFATTPEEGPTSSPLSLGNELIRENIYPVDPHHSRSAIDRRSEFVRQQEITVPKILIQRHRAETNFADTEVEELIAMLRETENLEEQGDILQYLVDTQGLDFNTAGLGFKNKSEENATPNANNAELEQAFVDDVVLELAGGGGGAGGGDGAKKSPTIVLPTVIIDAATIPAGTGTGTDPDNAAHPSSATANSNNSHCIGNTSNISSSSSNISNHNNMSPHENNHDSSQSEGMLEEGRVVTVRDLLKGLYEKACQQKLWGLVRHTAGMLGKRVEDLAKAVTDLLVRQKQVTVGMPPNNEHTITAPLPEVELRQLIHDAYGDDESTAMLTQELMVYLAMFIRTEPQLFHEMLRLRVGLIIQVMAKELSRTLNCDGEAASEHLLNLSPFEMKNLLYHILSGKEFAVSSVARGNLSIVSCKSSRVSKKSQIGLGDPEGEDALIATIDDRQGQWLRRRRLDGALNRVPRDFYSRVWTVLEKCQGLAIEGRVLQQSLTQEMTPGELKFALEVETALNQIPQPEYRQLVVEALMVLTLVTEHNMVPSLGGVIYVEHLVHKANQLFLEDQRKVQGDATLCCAKIKDGKEQQQAASGMLLCGGAAYICQHLYDSAPSGSYGTMTYMSRAVALVLDCVPKHGEMECAIS; encoded by the exons ATGCGTTCTCGCAGCAATTCGGGTGTCCGTTTGGACTACTACCAGCGCATCGTGCATCGTCTGATCCTGGCCCACCAGGAACCGGTCACCGGTCTGTTTCCCGCCTCGAATGTTAACTCGCACGCCTGGATCAGGGACAATGTGTACTGCATCCTGGCCGTTTGGGGCTTGTCCATGGCGTACAAAAAGATTGCCGATCAGGACGAGGATCGAGCCAAGTGCTACGAGCTGGAGCAGAGCTGTGTGAAGCTGATGCGCGGCCTGCTCATGGCCATGATGAACCAGAAGGACAAGGTGGAGAAGTTCAAGATGACCCAGAGCCCCTACGATTCGCTGCACGCCAAGTATTCCAGCAAGAACGGCTTGCCCGTGGTCGCCGACAATGAGTGGGGTCATCTGCAGATCGATGCCGTGTCCCTGTACCTGCTGATCCTGGCCCAGATGACGGCCTCCGGCCTGCAGATCGTCTTCTCCCTGGACGAGGTGTCGTTCATCCAGAATCTGGTCTTCTACATCGAGTCAGCCTACTCGATTCCCGACTATGGCATTTGGGAGCGCGGCGACAAAACCAATCATG GTGAACCCGAGCTGAATGCCAGCTCCATTGGCATGGCCAAGGCGGCGCTGGAGGCCATGAACGAGCTGGATCTGTTCGGAGCCCGTGGCGGTCCGGCCAGTGTCATCCATGTGCTGGCCGACGAGGCCCACAAATGCCAGGCGGTGCTGCAGTCGATGCTGCCGCGCGAGTCCAACAGCAAGGAATTGGATTCCGGACTGCTGTGCGTCATCGGTTTTCCCGCCTTTGCTGTGGACGATGCCCAGCTGATACACAACACCAAGGATGCCATTCTGTCCCGTCTGCAGGGCAAGTACGGCTGCAAGAGATTCTTGCGCGATGGCTATCGCACACCGAAGGAGGATCCCTCGAGGCTGTACTACGAGCGCTGGGAGCTGCGCATGTTCGAAAACATCGAGTGCGAGTGGCCGCTGTTCTACTGCTACCTAATCCTGTTCCACGCCTTCCAGAGCGACAAGCGCGCGGTGGAGGAGTACGCCAGCCGGCTGGAGAAGATCATGGTGCGCTCGGAAGATGGCATTCTACTCGTTCCCGAGAGCTATGCAGTGCCGCAGGATCTGGTGGGCTTCGAGTATCAGAAGCCGGGATCGCAGGTCCGCGAAGTGGTCGGTCGGTGTCCCTTCCTGTGGGGCCAGTCCCTATTCATCCTCGGCAGATTGCTGCAGGAG GGTTTCCTGGCTGTGGGCGAATTGGATCCATTGAATCGTCGCCTGGGCGCTCAAAAGAAGCCGGACGTCGTCGTCCAAGTGGTCATCATTGCCGAGGACAACGAGATACGCGACAAGCTGGCCGAGCACGATCTGCACGTGCAGACGATCGCAGAGGTGGCGCCCATTGAGGTGCAGCCAGCCCGAGTCCTCAGTCACCTGTACACCTATCTGGGACGCAATCGGAAACTGGGTTTGAGCGGCAGAAAGTCCCGCGATGTGGGCATCCTCAGCACCAGTAAGCTTTATTCGCTGAAGGATCGCATTTTTGCCTTCACGCCGCAG CATATCGACTATGAAGAATATTATACAACACGCGATCCCGATTTGCTTGCCAGCAATTTTACCACAAATTTAGCATTCTTGACCAACAATTGGCGTCACATGTTGGGCAGGCCGACAATCACACTAATGGCAACCCACTATATGCTAG ATCAGGACAAGATCCCGCTGGCCATGATCCAGACGATGAGGAAACTCAAGTCGGGCTACATCAATGGCACGCGCGTGATGCTGGGCAGCCTGAAGGACTTCCTCAACACCTCGGCCATCACGGATCTGAGCTTTCTGGGCAGCACCGAGGACGGCTATCCGGACCGCCTGCATCCGGATGTGCAGACCTATCTGGATGAGCATCTGCTGCGCTCGTTCAGCAATCGCAGCACCATGAATCTACGCGGCGGACAACTGCGTCCGCGAACATTGAGGCGACGCATGTCCTGCAAGGGAGCCATCAAAAAGACGCGCTCCATCAACGTGGACT CTGATAACCTGGGCATGGAGGGACCTTCGCCGCTGACGGAACGTCGCCTGTCCTCGATTGTGCCACCACCATGGCTGCAGGCCAACAAGCAGAGCCACGTCAGTGTGTTCGCCACGACGCCGGAGGAGGGACCCACCAGCTCACCGCTGAGTCTGGGCAACGAGCTCATCCGGGAGAACATCTATCCGGTGGATCCGCATCATAGTCGCTCGGCGATCGACAGACGCAGCGAGTTTGTGCGCCAGCAAGAGA TAACAGTGCCAAAAATTCTAATACAACGCCATCGTGCCGAAACAAATTTCGCGGACACAGAAGTGGAGGAGCTGATTGCGATGCTGCGCGAAACGGAGAATCTCGAGGAGCAGGGCGACATCCTACAGTACCTGGTGGACACTCAGGGTCTGGACTTCAATACGG CCGGCCTGGGATTCAAGAATAAGTCGGAGGAGAATGCCACTCCGAATGCGAATAACGCCG AGCTCGAGCAAGCGTTTGTGGATGATGTGGTGCTGGAActggctggtggtggtggtggcgcaGGTGGAGGTGATGGGGCCAAGAAGAGCCCAACGATTGTCCTGCCCACGGTGATCATCGATGCTGCTACTATTCCAGCCGGCACCGGCACCGGCACCGATCCGGATAATGCCGCCCATCCGAGTTCCGCCACCGCCAACAGCAATAATAGCCATTGCATCGGCAACACTAGCAAcattagcagcagcagcagcaacatcagcaatcacaacaacatGAGCCCACATGAGAATAACCACGATTCTTCCCAATCCGAAGGCATGCTCGAAGAGGGACGCGTGGTGACCGTGCGGGATCTGCTGAAGGGACTCTACGAGAAGGCGTGCCAGCAGAAGCTCTGGGGACTCGTCCGTCACACGGCCGGCATGCTGGGCAAACGGGTGGAGGATTTGGCCAAAGCGGTCACTGATCTGCTCGTCCGACAGAAGCAGGTCACCGTGGGAATGCCACCAAATAATGAGCACACCATAACGGCGCCGCTGCCGGAAGTCGAGCTGCGTCAGCTCATTCACGAT GCCTATGGCGACGATGAGAGTACGGCGATGCTGACGCAGGAGTTGATGGTCTACCTGGCCATGTTCATACGCACCGAGCCGCAGCTGTTCCACGAGATGCTACGCCTGCGCGTCGGCCTGATCATCCAGGTGATGGCCAAGGAGCTGTCCCGCACCCTCAACTGCGACGGCGAGGCGGCGTCGGAGCATTTACTTAACCTCTCGCCCTTCGAGATGAAAAATCTCCTGTATCACATACTCAGCGGCAAGGAGTTTGCTGTTAGTAGCG TCGCCCGTGGCAATCTGTCCATTGTGAGCTGCAAGAGCAGCCGCGTTAGCAAGAAGAGTCAGATTGGCTTGGGTGATCCGGAGGGCGAAGATGCGCTCATAGCCACCATTGACGACCGGCAGGGTCAGTGGCTGCGCCGGCGACGGCTGGACGGCGCCCTCAATCGCGTGCCCCGCGATTTCTATTCGCGCGTGTGGACCGTACTGGAGAAGTGCCAGGGTCTGGCCATCGAGGGACGTGTCCTGCAGCAGAGTCTCACGCAGGAGATGACGCCGGGCGAACTGAAGTTTGCGCTGGAGGTGGAGACGGCCCTCAACCAGATACCGCAGCCCGAGTACCGGCAGCTGGTGGTCGAGGCTCTGATGGTGCTCACACTCGTCACCGAGCACAATATGGTGCCCTCGCTGGGTGGCGTCATCTACGTGGAGCATCTGGTGCACAAGGCCAATCAGTTGTTCCTCGAGGATCAGCGCAAGGTGCAGGGCGATGCAACGCTGTGCTGCGCCAAGATCAAGGACggcaaggagcagcagcaggccgcCTCCGGGATGCTACTCTGCGGCGGTGCCGCCTACATATGCCAGCATCTCTACGACAG TGCTCCCAGCGGCAGCTATGGCACCATGACCTACATGTCCCGGGCGGTGGCCCTTGTGCTCGACTGTGTGCCCAAGCATGGCGAGATGGAGTGCGCCATCTCCTAA
- the LOC27208971 gene encoding probable phosphorylase b kinase regulatory subunit alpha isoform X12, translated as MRSRSNSGVRLDYYQRIVHRLILAHQEPVTGLFPASNVNSHAWIRDNVYCILAVWGLSMAYKKIADQDEDRAKCYELEQSCVKLMRGLLMAMMNQKDKVEKFKMTQSPYDSLHAKYSSKNGLPVVADNEWGHLQIDAVSLYLLILAQMTASGLQIVFSLDEVSFIQNLVFYIESAYSIPDYGIWERGDKTNHGEPELNASSIGMAKAALEAMNELDLFGARGGPASVIHVLADEAHKCQAVLQSMLPRESNSKELDSGLLCVIGFPAFAVDDAQLIHNTKDAILSRLQGKYGCKRFLRDGYRTPKEDPSRLYYERWELRMFENIECEWPLFYCYLILFHAFQSDKRAVEEYASRLEKIMVRSEDGILLVPESYAVPQDLVGFEYQKPGSQVREVVGRCPFLWGQSLFILGRLLQEGFLAVGELDPLNRRLGAQKKPDVVVQVVIIAEDNEIRDKLAEHDLHVQTIAEVAPIEVQPARVLSHLYTYLGRNRKLGLSGRKSRDVGILSTSKLYSLKDRIFAFTPQFADLSRFYIASDNELMIDILKGEINFLKSAWDLLGRPLVTLVLKRIHLDQDKIPLAMIQTMRKLKSGYINGTRVMLGSLKDFLNTSAITDLSFLGSTEDGYPDRLHPDVQTYLDEHLLRSFSNRSTMNLRGGQLRPRTLRRRMSCKGAIKKTRSINVDSDNLGMEGPSPLTERRLSSIVPPPWLQANKQSHVSVFATTPEEGPTSSPLSLGNELIRENIYPVDPHHSRSAIDRRSEFVRQQEMPKILIQRHRAETNFADTEVEELIAMLRETENLEEQGDILQYLVDTQGLDFNTAGLGFKNKSEENATPNANNAGMLEEGRVVTVRDLLKGLYEKACQQKLWGLVRHTAGMLGKRVEDLAKAVTDLLVRQKQVTVGMPPNNEHTITAPLPEVELRQLIHDAYGDDESTAMLTQELMVYLAMFIRTEPQLFHEMLRLRVGLIIQVMAKELSRTLNCDGEAASEHLLNLSPFEMKNLLYHILSGKEFAVSSVARGNLSIVSCKSSRVSKKSQIGLGDPEGEDALIATIDDRQGQWLRRRRLDGALNRVPRDFYSRVWTVLEKCQGLAIEGRVLQQSLTQEMTPGELKFALEVETALNQIPQPEYRQLVVEALMVLTLVTEHNMVPSLGGVIYVEHLVHKANQLFLEDQRKVQGDATLCCAKIKDGKEQQQAASGMLLCGGAAYICQHLYDSAPSGSYGTMTYMSRAVALVLDCVPKHGEMECAIS; from the exons ATGCGTTCTCGCAGCAATTCGGGTGTCCGTTTGGACTACTACCAGCGCATCGTGCATCGTCTGATCCTGGCCCACCAGGAACCGGTCACCGGTCTGTTTCCCGCCTCGAATGTTAACTCGCACGCCTGGATCAGGGACAATGTGTACTGCATCCTGGCCGTTTGGGGCTTGTCCATGGCGTACAAAAAGATTGCCGATCAGGACGAGGATCGAGCCAAGTGCTACGAGCTGGAGCAGAGCTGTGTGAAGCTGATGCGCGGCCTGCTCATGGCCATGATGAACCAGAAGGACAAGGTGGAGAAGTTCAAGATGACCCAGAGCCCCTACGATTCGCTGCACGCCAAGTATTCCAGCAAGAACGGCTTGCCCGTGGTCGCCGACAATGAGTGGGGTCATCTGCAGATCGATGCCGTGTCCCTGTACCTGCTGATCCTGGCCCAGATGACGGCCTCCGGCCTGCAGATCGTCTTCTCCCTGGACGAGGTGTCGTTCATCCAGAATCTGGTCTTCTACATCGAGTCAGCCTACTCGATTCCCGACTATGGCATTTGGGAGCGCGGCGACAAAACCAATCATG GTGAACCCGAGCTGAATGCCAGCTCCATTGGCATGGCCAAGGCGGCGCTGGAGGCCATGAACGAGCTGGATCTGTTCGGAGCCCGTGGCGGTCCGGCCAGTGTCATCCATGTGCTGGCCGACGAGGCCCACAAATGCCAGGCGGTGCTGCAGTCGATGCTGCCGCGCGAGTCCAACAGCAAGGAATTGGATTCCGGACTGCTGTGCGTCATCGGTTTTCCCGCCTTTGCTGTGGACGATGCCCAGCTGATACACAACACCAAGGATGCCATTCTGTCCCGTCTGCAGGGCAAGTACGGCTGCAAGAGATTCTTGCGCGATGGCTATCGCACACCGAAGGAGGATCCCTCGAGGCTGTACTACGAGCGCTGGGAGCTGCGCATGTTCGAAAACATCGAGTGCGAGTGGCCGCTGTTCTACTGCTACCTAATCCTGTTCCACGCCTTCCAGAGCGACAAGCGCGCGGTGGAGGAGTACGCCAGCCGGCTGGAGAAGATCATGGTGCGCTCGGAAGATGGCATTCTACTCGTTCCCGAGAGCTATGCAGTGCCGCAGGATCTGGTGGGCTTCGAGTATCAGAAGCCGGGATCGCAGGTCCGCGAAGTGGTCGGTCGGTGTCCCTTCCTGTGGGGCCAGTCCCTATTCATCCTCGGCAGATTGCTGCAGGAG GGTTTCCTGGCTGTGGGCGAATTGGATCCATTGAATCGTCGCCTGGGCGCTCAAAAGAAGCCGGACGTCGTCGTCCAAGTGGTCATCATTGCCGAGGACAACGAGATACGCGACAAGCTGGCCGAGCACGATCTGCACGTGCAGACGATCGCAGAGGTGGCGCCCATTGAGGTGCAGCCAGCCCGAGTCCTCAGTCACCTGTACACCTATCTGGGACGCAATCGGAAACTGGGTTTGAGCGGCAGAAAGTCCCGCGATGTGGGCATCCTCAGCACCAGTAAGCTTTATTCGCTGAAGGATCGCATTTTTGCCTTCACGCCGCAG TTCGCCGACCTGTCGCGCTTCTATATCGCCTCCGATAACGAACTCATGATCGACATCCTCAAGGGCGAGATCAATTTCCTCAAGTCCGCTTGGGATCTGCTGGGTCGTCCGCTGGTCACCCTGGTGCTGAAGCGCATCCATCTAG ATCAGGACAAGATCCCGCTGGCCATGATCCAGACGATGAGGAAACTCAAGTCGGGCTACATCAATGGCACGCGCGTGATGCTGGGCAGCCTGAAGGACTTCCTCAACACCTCGGCCATCACGGATCTGAGCTTTCTGGGCAGCACCGAGGACGGCTATCCGGACCGCCTGCATCCGGATGTGCAGACCTATCTGGATGAGCATCTGCTGCGCTCGTTCAGCAATCGCAGCACCATGAATCTACGCGGCGGACAACTGCGTCCGCGAACATTGAGGCGACGCATGTCCTGCAAGGGAGCCATCAAAAAGACGCGCTCCATCAACGTGGACT CTGATAACCTGGGCATGGAGGGACCTTCGCCGCTGACGGAACGTCGCCTGTCCTCGATTGTGCCACCACCATGGCTGCAGGCCAACAAGCAGAGCCACGTCAGTGTGTTCGCCACGACGCCGGAGGAGGGACCCACCAGCTCACCGCTGAGTCTGGGCAACGAGCTCATCCGGGAGAACATCTATCCGGTGGATCCGCATCATAGTCGCTCGGCGATCGACAGACGCAGCGAGTTTGTGCGCCAGCAAGAGA TGCCAAAAATTCTAATACAACGCCATCGTGCCGAAACAAATTTCGCGGACACAGAAGTGGAGGAGCTGATTGCGATGCTGCGCGAAACGGAGAATCTCGAGGAGCAGGGCGACATCCTACAGTACCTGGTGGACACTCAGGGTCTGGACTTCAATACGG CCGGCCTGGGATTCAAGAATAAGTCGGAGGAGAATGCCACTCCGAATGCGAATAACGCCG GCATGCTCGAAGAGGGACGCGTGGTGACCGTGCGGGATCTGCTGAAGGGACTCTACGAGAAGGCGTGCCAGCAGAAGCTCTGGGGACTCGTCCGTCACACGGCCGGCATGCTGGGCAAACGGGTGGAGGATTTGGCCAAAGCGGTCACTGATCTGCTCGTCCGACAGAAGCAGGTCACCGTGGGAATGCCACCAAATAATGAGCACACCATAACGGCGCCGCTGCCGGAAGTCGAGCTGCGTCAGCTCATTCACGAT GCCTATGGCGACGATGAGAGTACGGCGATGCTGACGCAGGAGTTGATGGTCTACCTGGCCATGTTCATACGCACCGAGCCGCAGCTGTTCCACGAGATGCTACGCCTGCGCGTCGGCCTGATCATCCAGGTGATGGCCAAGGAGCTGTCCCGCACCCTCAACTGCGACGGCGAGGCGGCGTCGGAGCATTTACTTAACCTCTCGCCCTTCGAGATGAAAAATCTCCTGTATCACATACTCAGCGGCAAGGAGTTTGCTGTTAGTAGCG TCGCCCGTGGCAATCTGTCCATTGTGAGCTGCAAGAGCAGCCGCGTTAGCAAGAAGAGTCAGATTGGCTTGGGTGATCCGGAGGGCGAAGATGCGCTCATAGCCACCATTGACGACCGGCAGGGTCAGTGGCTGCGCCGGCGACGGCTGGACGGCGCCCTCAATCGCGTGCCCCGCGATTTCTATTCGCGCGTGTGGACCGTACTGGAGAAGTGCCAGGGTCTGGCCATCGAGGGACGTGTCCTGCAGCAGAGTCTCACGCAGGAGATGACGCCGGGCGAACTGAAGTTTGCGCTGGAGGTGGAGACGGCCCTCAACCAGATACCGCAGCCCGAGTACCGGCAGCTGGTGGTCGAGGCTCTGATGGTGCTCACACTCGTCACCGAGCACAATATGGTGCCCTCGCTGGGTGGCGTCATCTACGTGGAGCATCTGGTGCACAAGGCCAATCAGTTGTTCCTCGAGGATCAGCGCAAGGTGCAGGGCGATGCAACGCTGTGCTGCGCCAAGATCAAGGACggcaaggagcagcagcaggccgcCTCCGGGATGCTACTCTGCGGCGGTGCCGCCTACATATGCCAGCATCTCTACGACAG TGCTCCCAGCGGCAGCTATGGCACCATGACCTACATGTCCCGGGCGGTGGCCCTTGTGCTCGACTGTGTGCCCAAGCATGGCGAGATGGAGTGCGCCATCTCCTAA